The Fusarium oxysporum Fo47 chromosome II, complete sequence genome includes a region encoding these proteins:
- a CDS encoding pyridoxal phosphate-dependent transferase, whose product MELDALQARVGEILEQAAVYFHKVPGSAVFMRYIQSSYQNDPVRSAIELVLLLFFIRYLLSPSYSTRKQNYIKLREEEIEELIDEWQPEPLVVEQTPFEVAEAERLPVLVGPTGPKTKLANGRTVTNLASYNFYNFNGNDQIKEKAIQVLRTYGVGPCGPPQFYGTQDVHMKTEADIAAYLGTEGCIVYAQSFSTISSVIPSFSKRGDVIIADRNVNFAIRKGLEQSRSTIRWYEHNDMDALEDAMKAVAREQANARKLTRRFVVTEGLFELSGDSIDLPRLVELKEKYKFRVILDETWSFGVLGRTGRGITEAQNVDPQQVDMIIGSLAGPLCAGGGFCAGPKDVVEHQRITSSAYTFSAALPAMLAVTASETLNLLQCNPEILAQSRENIKAMRAQLDPRSDWVYSPSDPENPIMLLVLRPEVVAARKLGLEDQERIFLDCVEETLANGVLITRTKTRPYAHAVKPKDGAWFAQPALRICVTSALSKKDIEKAGVTIRHAITKVMTRKTSTKTA is encoded by the exons atgGAACTCGATGCCCTCCAAGCCCGGGTGGGTGAAATCCTCGAACAGGCCGCCGTCTACTTCCATAAAGTCCCTGGTTCTGCAGTATTTATGCGCTACATCCAGTCGAGTTATCAGAACGACCCCGTGCGATCCGCCATTGAACTTGTgctgcttctcttctttatcCGCTATCTCCTGTCGCCTTCTTACTCGACCCGTAAGCAGAATTACATCAAGTTGAGAGAGGAG GAAATTGAAGAGTTGATCGATGAATGGCAGCCCGAGCCTCTCGTCGTCGAGCAGACTCCATTTGAGGTGGCTGAAGCCGAACGTCTTCCTGTCCTTGTTGG CCCTACCGGTCCCAAGACTAAACTCGCCAACGGCCGAACTGTTACCAATCTCGCATCCTACAACTTCTACAACTTCAACGGCAATGATCAGATTAAGGAGAAGGCTATCCAGGTTCTGCGTACCTATGGTGTTGGCCCTTGCGGCCCTCCACAGTTCTACGGTACCCAAGACGTTCACATGAAGACTGAAGCCGACATTGCCGCGTATTTGGGCACCGAAGGCTGCATCGTCTACGCTCAATCCTTCAGCACCATCTCTAGTGTCATTCCCTCTTTTTCCAAGCGTGGTGACGTTATCATCGCTGATCGTAATGTCAACTTCGCTATTCGCAAGGGTCTCGAGCAATCGCGAAGCACCATCCGCTGGTATGAACACAATGACATGGACGCTTTGGAAGATGCTATGAAGGCTGTCGCCCGGGAGCAGGCCAATGCCAGGAAGCTTACCCGTCGTTTTGTCGTGACCGAGGGTTTGTTTGAGCTCTCTGGAGATTCTATCGATTTGCCCCGCCTGGTTGAGCTTAAGGAGAAGTACAAGTTCCGCGTTATTCTGGATGAGACCTGGTCTTTTGGTGTTCTCGGCCGTACCGGTCGTGGTATTACTGAGGCGCAAAACGTGGACCCCCAACAGGTTGACATGATCATTGGTTCCCTTGCTGGACCTCTCTGTGCCGGTGGTGGCTTCTGTGCTGGTCCCAAGGATGTTGTCGAGCACCAGCGTATCACATCTTCTGCGTATACATTCTCTGCCGCTCTCCCTGCCATGTTGGCTGTCACCGCCAGCGAGACCCTCAACCTGCTCCAGTGTAACCCTGAAATCCTGGCACAGTCCCGCGAGAACATCAAGGCTATGAGGGCCCAATTGGATCCCCGCAGTGATTGGGTTTACAGCCCAAGCGACCCCGAGAACCCTATCATGCTCCTTGTCCTCAGGCCTGAAGTTGTGGCTGCCCGTAAGCTCGGACTGGAAGACCAAGAACGTATCTTTTTGGACTGTGTGGAAGAG ACTCTTGCCAACGGCGTCTTGATCACAAGAACCAAGACCAGACCTTATGCGCATGCTGTGAAGCCCAAGGACGGCGCGTGGTTTGCCCAGCCTGCTCTTCGAATTTGTGTTACATCAGCACTGTCTAAGAAGGATATTGAGAAGGCCGGTGTGACTATTCGACATGCTATCACTAAGGTCATGACACGAAAGACGAGCACCAAGACCGCCTGA
- a CDS encoding 1,3-beta-glucan synthase component-domain-containing protein, with the protein MSGYPGGGQRDQYDDGYGHQQGGNQQQHGGNTDSYYQDDQYYDQGYDNRGPNNNNNNNHDGYYDESGYYNADPNNPYQQDGGYYDGHDQYQDGYYDNGQGGYYDQDYDRGYQGQGGRQGSEEDSETFSDFTMRSDMARAAEMDYYGRGDERYNSYNDGQRGYRPPSSQISYGGNRSSGASTPNYGMDYGNVLPAGQRSREPYPAWTSDAQIPLSKEEIEDIFLDLTSKFGFQRDSMRNMYDHLMILLDSRASRMTPNQALLSLHADYIGGDNANYRKWYFAAHLDLDDAVGFSNAQGKGLKRKKKGGKKKKKDAEANEAETLQELEGDDSLEAAEYRWKSRMNKMSQHDRVRQIALYLLCWGEANQVRFMPECLCFIFKCADDYLNSPACQALVEPVEEFTYLNNVITPLYQYLRDQGYEISDGVYVRRERDHKNIIGYDDCNQLFWYPEGIERIALQDKSKLVDVPPAERYLKLKDVNWKKCFFKTYKESRSWFHLLVNFNRIWIIHLTMFWFYTSHNAPSLLVGPKYEQQVNQKPSTAKQFSIVGFGGAIASLIQVLATLAEWAYVPRRWAGAQHLTKRLLFLLFILVLNIAPGVKVFMLPKIGPEKINTAIGIVHFIIAVITFIFFSIMPLGGLFGSYLSTNSRRYVASQTFTASWPRLRGNDMAMSYGLWATVFGVKMGVSYTYLILSFRDPIRYLSIMNVDSCLGDKTLLGNQLCRWHPTIVLALMAFTDVIFFFLDTYLWYVLLNTVFSVSRSFYIGSSIWTPWRNIFSRLPKRVYSKVLATTDMEIKYKPKVLISQIWNAIVISMYREHLLAIEHVQKLLYHQVPSEQEGKRTLRAPTFFISQEDHSFKTEFFPAYSEAERRISFFAQSLSTPIPEPLPVDNMPTFTVMIPHYSEKILLSLREIIREDEPYSRVTLLEYLKQLHPHEWDCFVKDTKILADETSQYNGETDKNEKDTAKSKIDDLPFYCIGFKSSAPEYTLRTRIWASLRFQTLYRTISGFMNYSRAIKLLYRVENPEVVQMFGGNTDKLERELERMARRKFKIVVSMQRFSKFKKEEMENAEFLLRAYPDLQIAYLDEEPPVAEGEEPRLYSVLIDGHSEVMENGMRRPKFRVQLSGNPILGDGKSDNQNHSIIFYRGEYIQLIDANQDNYLEECLKIRSVLAEFEEMKTDNVSPYTPGVKNDVSSPVAILGMREYIFSENIGILGDIAAGKEQTFGTLFARTMAQIGGKLHYGHPDFLNGIFMTTRGGVSKAQKGLHLNEDIYAGMNALLRGGRIKQCEYFQCGKGRDLGFGSVLNFTTKIGTGMGEQFLSREYYYLGTQLPLDRFLSFYYAHPGFHLNNMFIMFSVQMFMITMVNLGALRHETKACEYNRNVPITDPLYPTGCANTDALTDWIYRCIVSILFVLFLSFIPLIVQELMERGFWRAFVRLMKQFCSLSLMFEVFVCQIYANSVQQNISFGGARYIGTGRGFATARIPFGVLYSRFAGPAIYFGARLLMMLLFATLTVWKGVLIYFWITLLALTISPFLYNPHQFAWTDFFIDYRDYLRWLSRGNSRSHASSWISYCRLSRTRLTGYKRKALGDPSAKMSADVPRAPFANIFFSEIFSPLMLAVVTILPYLFINAQTGVAQAPQKDTVKGKPEATDSLIRLLVIAFAPIAVNAGVLAAMFGMACCMGPLLSMCCKKFGSVLAGIAHATAVIFLLISFLGMFVLEGFNFTRTLSGMIAVTCIQRFFVKLIVSLALTREFKGDTANIAFWTGKWYSMGWHTISQPAREFLCKITELSMFAADFVLGHWLLFFMAPVILIPKIDMLHSMMLFWLRPSRQIRPPIYSMKQSKLRRRRVVRYAILYFTLLVVFIALIAGPIVAGKYMPPNTISDALGSLPFNLVQPNNLNNDNTNSTMATGTGMVGYTGAGLTKTKTGADASATGKIKLF; encoded by the exons ATGTCGGGATATCCAGGCGGTGGTCAACGCGACCAGTACGATGATGGTTATGGCCATCAACAGGGAGGCAACCAGCAACAACACGGTGGAAACACTGACTCCTACTACCAGGATGATCAGTACTACGACCAAGGCTACGATAACCGTGGCCCaaataacaacaacaataacAACCATGACGGCTACTACGACGAATC TGGTTACTACAACGCCGACCCCAATAACCCCTACCAGCAGGATGGAGGCTATTACGACGGCCACGATCAATACCAAGACGGCTACTACGACAATGGCCAGGGTGGCTACTATGATCAGGACTACGACCGTGGCtatcaaggccaaggaggccGTCAGGGCTCTGAGGAAGATTCCGAGACTTTCAGCGACTTTACCATGAGATCGGACATGGCTCGCGCTGCTGAAATGGATTACTACGGCCGGGGCGACGAGCGTTACAATAGCTACAACGATGGACAACGTGGCTACCGACCTCCTTCCTCGCAAATCTCGTATGGTGGGAACCGCTCTTCAGGTGCTTCGACTCCTAACTATGGCATGGACTACGGTAATGTTCTCCCTGCTGGTCAGCGATCCCGAGAGCCCTACCCGGCCTGGACTTCAGATGCCCAGATTCCTTTGTCTaaggaggagattgaggacATCTTCCTCGACTTGACCTCCAAGTTCGGTTTCCAGCGTGACAGCATGCGCAACATGTACGATCATCTGATGATCCTACTCGACTCGCGAGCCTCGCGCATGACCCCGAACCAGGCACTTCTCTCCCTTCATGCTGATTATATTGGTGGTGACAACGCCAACTACCGCAAATGGTACTTTGCTGCTCACCTGGATTTGGACGACGCTGTAGGATTCTCCAATGCACAAGGCAAGGGCCTaaagcgcaagaagaagggcggaaagaagaagaagaaggatgccgAGGCCAACGAAGCTGAAACTCTGCAGGAGCTTGAAGGCGATGACAGTCTCGAAGCTGCTGAGTACCGCTGGAAGAGCCGCATGAACAAGATGTCTCAGCATGATCGGGTTCGCCAGATCGCTCTGTACCTGCTTTGCTGGGGTGAAGCCAACCAAGTTCGTTTCATGCCCGAGTGCTTGtgcttcatcttcaagtGTGCGGATGATTACCTCAACTCTCCCGCTTGCCAAGCTCTCGTTGAGCCTGTGGAGGAGTTCACTTACCTTAACAACGTCATTACTCCTCTCTACCAATACTTGAGAGACCAGGGATACGAGATCTCCGACGGCGTGTACGTCCGCCGTGAGCGCGACCACAAGAACATTATTGGTTATGATGATTGTAACCAGCTTTTCTGGTACCCCGAAGGTATTGAACGCATTGCCCTCCAGGACAAGAGCAAGCTGGTTGATGTGCCTCCTGCTGAGCGATATCTCAAGCTGAAGGATGTCAACTGGAAGAAGTGCTTTTTCAAGACGTACAAGGAGTCTCGTTCTTGGTTTCATCTtctcgtcaacttcaaccgTATTTGGATCATTCATTTGACCATGTTCTGGTTCTACACCTCCCATAACGCTCCCAGTCTCCTGGTCGGACCAAAATACGAACAGCAGGTTAACCAGAAACCCTCAACGGCTAAGCAATTCTCTATCGTCGGTTTTGGTGGTGCCATTGCATCTCTTATCCAGGTTCTGGCTACTCTTGCGGAGTGGGCTTATGTTCCTCGTCGATGGGCTGGTGCGCAGCATCTCACGAAGCgactcttgttcttgctctttATCCTCGTTCTAAACATCGCCCCTGGTGTAAAGGTTTTCATGTTGCCAAAAATTGGACCTGAGAAGATTAACACCGCTATTGGTATCGTTCACTTCATCATTGCTGTGATCAcgttcatcttcttctctatcATGCCCCTCGGAGGTCTATTTGGCAGCTACCTGTCTACCAATAGCAGACGCTACGTTGCTAGTCAGACATTCACTGCTAGCTGGCCAAGACTCCGTGGCAATGACATGGCAATGTCCTATGGTTTGTGGGCGACAGTATTTGGTGTGAAGATGGGTGTCTCGTACACTTACCTGATTCTTTCGTTCCGTGATCCCATCCGATACTTGAGCATCATGAACGTCGACTCTTGCCTGGGTGATAAGACCCTTCTCGGCAATCAACTTTGCCGCTGGCACCCAACAATTGTCCTGGCCCTGATGGCCTTCACTGACgttatcttcttcttcctcgatacTTACCTTTGGTATGTCTTGTTGAACACCGTCTTCTCGGTTTCACGATCGTTCTATATAGGATCCTCCATCTGGACACCCTGGCGCAACATCTTCTCTCGCCTTCCTAAGCGTGTTTACTCCAAGGTTCTAGCAACGACAGACATGGAGATCAAGTATAAACCAAAGGTTCTTATTTCGCAGATTTGGAACGCCATCGTTATTTCCATGTACCGTGAGCATCTTCTCGCGATCGAGCACGTTCAGAAGCTTCTTTATCATCAGGTTCCTTCTGAGCAGGAGGGCAAGCGAACTCTTCGTGCACCTactttcttcatctctcaGGAAGATCACTCTTtcaagaccgagttcttccctGCCTACAGTGAAGCTGAGCGCCGCATTTCATTCTTTGCACAATCCCTATCAACTCCCATTCCTGAGCCTCTGCCCGTTGACAACATGCCTACCTTTACAGTCATGATCCCCCACTACAGCGAGAAGatccttctttctctccgTGAAATCATTCGCGAGGATGAGCCTTACTCTCGTGTTACACTCCTGGAGTATCTCAAGCAGCTGCACCCTCACGAGTGGGACTGCTTTGTCAAGGATACCAAGATTTTGGCCGATGAAACCTCGCAATATAACGGCGAGACAGATAAGAACGAGAAGGACACCGCCAAGAGCAAGATCGACGATCTTCCCTTCTACTGTATTGGTTTCAAGTCTTCCGCACCCGAGTACACCCTTCGTACTCGTATCTGGGCGTCTCTTCGTTTCCAAACCCTGTACCGCACTATCTCTGGTTTCATGAACTACAGCCGTGCCATCAAGCTCCTCTACCGTGTCGAGAACCCTGAGGTTGTTCAGATGTTCGGTGGTAACACCGACAAGCTCGAACGTGAACTTGAGCGTATGGCTCGCCGCAAGTTCAAGATTGTCGTTTCCATGCAGCGAttctccaagttcaagaaagaagagatggaaaaTGCCGAATTCTTGCTCCGCGCCTACCCTGACCTTCAAATCGCTTACTTGGACGAGGAACCCCCAGTTGCTGAAGGCGAAGAACCCCGACTTTACTCAGTTCTTATCGATGGCCATTCTGAAGTTATGGAGAACGGCATGCGACGCCCAAAGTTCCGTGTTCAACTCTCTGGCAATCCTATTCTTGGTGATGGAAAGTCCGACAACCAGAACCACTCCATTATCTTCTACCGTGGCGAGTACATCCAGCTCATCGATGCCAACCAGGACAACTATCTCGAGGAGTGTCTCAAGATTCGCAGCGTTTTGGCCGAATttgaagagatgaagacTGACAATGTTTCCCCCTACACTCCTGGTGTCAAGAACGACGTTAGCTCCCCTGTGGCCATTCTCGGTATGCGAGAATACATTTTCTCAGAGAACATTGGTATTCTTGGTGACATTGCTGCCGGTAAGGAACAAACATTCGGTACTCTCTTCGCTCGAACTATGGCTCAAATCGGTGGTAAACTTCATTACGGCCATCCCGATTTTCTCAATGGTATTTTCATGACAACGCGTGGTGGTGTCTCCAAGGCTCAGAAGGGTCTGCATCTAAACGAGGATATTTACGCTGGTATGAATGCCCTCCTTCGTGGTGGACGAATCAAGCAATGTGAATACTTCCAGTGTGGTAAGGGTCGTGATTTGGGTTTCGGTTCCGTCCTCAACTTCACAACCAAGATTGGTACTGGTATGGGTGAACAGTTCTTGTCCCGCGAGTACTACTATCTCGGCACTCAACTTCCTCTCGATCGATTCTTGTCCTTCTACTACGCTCATCCTGGTTTCCATTTGAACAACATGTTCATCATGTTCTCCGTTCAGATGTTCATGATTACAATGGTCAACCTGGGAGCTCTTCGCCATGAGACAAAGGCTTGCGAATACAACCGAAACGTCCCTATTACCGACCCTCTGTACCCGACTGGTTGTGCCAACACTGATGCCCTCACCGACTGGATTTACCGATGTATCGTTTCCAttcttttcgttcttttcctctctttcaTCCCTCTTATTGTTCAGGAGTTGATGGAGCGTGGCTTCTGGCGCGCCTTCGTCCGATTGATGAAGCAATTCTGCTCGCTCTCGCTCATGTTCGAAGTTTTCGTCTGTCAGATCTATGCGAACTCTGTGCAGCAGAACATTTCGTTCGGCGGTGCGCGATATATTGGTACGGGTCGTGGTTTTGCCACTGCACGTATTCCCTTCGGTGTCTTGTATTCTCGATTCGCTGGGCCAGCTATTTACTTCGGCGCTCGTTTGCTCATGATGCTTCTCTTCGCGACTCTGACTGTCTGGAAGGGTGTTTTGATCTATTTCTGGATCACACTTCTTGCTCTGACCATCTCGCCCTTCTTGTACAACCCTCACCAGTTCGCATGGACTGATTTCTTCATCGACTACCGAGATTACCTCCGATGGTTGTCCCGTGGTAACTCACGAAGCCACGCCTCGTCTTGGATTTCTTACTGTCGTTTGTCTCGAACTCGTCTTACTGGTTACAAGCGAAAGGCTCTGGGAGACCCCTCTGCTAAGATGTCTGCGGATGTTCCTCGCGCTCCGTTCGCCAACATCTTCTTTAGCGAGATTTTCTCTCCTCTCATGCTTGCCGTTGTCACGATTCTCCCCTATCTGTTTATCAACGCCCAAACTGGTGTTGCCCAGGCCCCTCAGAAGGACACCGTCAAGGGCAAACCCGAGGCAACTGACTCTCTGATCCGGCTGCTCGTTATTGCCTTTGCCCCTATTGCTGTTAACGCAGGTGTCTTGGCTGCTATGTTCGGCATGGCCTGCTGTATGGGTCCCCTACTCAGCATGTGCTGCAAGAAGTTTGGCAGTGTTCTCGCCGGTATCGCTCACGCTACTGCTGTTATATTCTTGTTGATCTCCTTCCTGGGTATGTTTGTTCTCGAGGGCTTCAACTTTACCCGCACACTGTCTGGTATGATCGCTGTCACTTGCATCCAGCGCTTTTTCGTCAAGCTCATTGTGTCTCTTGCCCTTACCCGTGAATTCAAGGGCGACACTGCCAACATTGCTTTCTGGACCGGAAAGTGGTACTCCATGGGATGGCACACCATCTCTCAGCCTGCTCGAGAGTTTCTCTGCAAGATCACCGAATTGTCCATGTTCGCAGCCGATTTCGTTTTGGGTCATTGGCTGCTCTTTTTCATGGCACCTGTCATCTTGATTCCCAAGATCGACATGCTCCACTCTATGATGCTGTTCTGGCTTCGCCCAAG TCGCCAAATCCGACCTCCCATCTACTCGATGAAGCAATCCAAGCTTAGACGCAGACGTGTGGTTCGTTACGCCATCCTCTACTTCACGCTTCTCGTCGTTTTCATCGCTTTGATTGCTGGCCCTATTGTGGCTGGCAAGTACATGCCACCCAACACGATCAGCGATGCCCTCGGCAGTCTGCCCTTCAATCTTGTTCAGCCTAACAACCTCAACAatgacaacaccaacagcacCATGGCTACTGGTACAGGAATGGTTGGCTACACCGGTGCTGGCCTTACGAAGACCAAGACTGGCGCTGATGCCTCGGCAAccggcaagatcaagctgtTCTAA
- a CDS encoding glycoside hydrolase superfamily has translation MSMKRFFTSAVAMAAVVAAVPVARPLEKREPVTTITLTSASTYTATIAPATPVTPTGTATYPGTTAPVPDSPKPPKNGKPDGSCSSTGTCGSGSGGSSSGSKLPGVAYAPYRGDHQCKSKDEIQHDITQLAADFSVLRIYGTDCDQVANVYSCAKGSGLKLFLGIWNIDDVQTEAKTIISAIDDWDVVDTISVGNELVNNGAASPAKVIAAVKQAREILRAAGYQGPVVTVDTFIAANANPELCNESDYCAINAHAFFDANTSADEAGQWLSNTVEDLRSKISGDKRIVICETGWPTKGNSNGKAVPGMSQQKAALDSIKQAFSSHMGDLILFSAFNDPWKKAEAATFMAEQWWGIEGQESVSNKDPSSSN, from the exons ATGTCGATGAAACGTTTCTTCACTTCGGCAGTTGCCATGGCGGcggttgttgctgctgttccTGTTG CCCGTCCGCTCGAGAAGCGAGAACC CGTCACGACTATTACTCTGACTTCGGCCTCTACCTACACCGCAACTATCGCTCCTGCTACCCCTGTCACTCCTACAGGAACTGCAACTTACCCAGGAACTACAGCTCCTGTTCCTGATAGCCCCAAGCCACCTAAGAACGGCAAGCCTGACGGTTCCTGTAGCTCCACAGGCACTTGCGGATCTGGTAGCGGTGGCAGTTCATCCGGTTCTAAGCTCCCTGGTGTCGCATATGCCCCCTACCGAGGCGATCACCAGTGCAAATCCAAGGACGAGATCCAGCACGATATTACGCAGCTCGCAGCTGATTTTTCAGTCCTTCGTATCTATGGCACCGACTGTGACCAGGTCGCCAATGTCTACTCATGCGCCAAGGGTAGCGGCTTGAAGCTGTTCCTCGGCATCTGGAACATTGACGACGTTCAAACTGAGGCCAAGACCATCATCAGTGCAATTGACGACTGGGACGTTGTTGACACCATCAGCGTTGGCAATGAACTTGTCAACAACGGAGCTGCCAGCCCAGCAAAGGTCATCGCCGCTGTCAAGCAGGCTCGTGAGATCCTTCGTGCCGCAGGCTACCAAGGCCCCGTTGTCACAGTTGATACTTTTATTGCTGCCAATGCCAACCCTGAACTTTGCAACGAAAGTGACTACTGTGCTATCAACGCTCACGCCTTCTTCGATGCCAACACTTCTGCTGATGAAGCTGGCCAGTGGCTCTCCAACACTGTTGAAGACCTTCGATCCAAGATTTCTGGCGACAAGCGCATCGTCATTTGCGAGACTGGCTGGCCTACCAAGGGAAACAGCAACGGCAAGGCTGTTCCAGGTATGAGCCAACAGAAGGCTGCTCTCGACTCTATCAAGCAGGCATTCTCCAGCCACATGGGAGACTTGATCCTCTTCTCTGCCTTCAACGATCCCTGGAAGAAGGCCGAAGCCGCAACTTTCATGGCCGAGCAATGGTGGGGTATCGAAGGCCAGGAATCAGTTTCCAACAAGGACCCGTCGTCTTCTAACTAG